In Terriglobales bacterium, one DNA window encodes the following:
- the frdD gene encoding fumarate reductase subunit FrdD: MVNKETEPIFWTLFSAGGVVAALFLPAQLFLFGIAVPLGWVHTPALAGMLALLQSPITRIYLLVVCSLPLFHFAHRFRYTLYDGLQIKHLNEMVFAACYGVAVIGTLAAAYLVIRL, from the coding sequence ATGGTGAACAAAGAAACCGAGCCTATCTTCTGGACGCTTTTCAGCGCCGGCGGAGTTGTCGCCGCGCTTTTTCTTCCGGCGCAGCTGTTCCTTTTTGGGATAGCAGTGCCGCTGGGCTGGGTTCATACTCCGGCCCTCGCAGGAATGCTCGCGCTGCTGCAGTCTCCGATCACACGCATTTACCTGCTCGTTGTCTGTTCGTTGCCGCTGTTTCACTTCGCTCACCGTTTCCGCTACACGCTTTATGACGGCTTGCAGATCAAACATCTAAACGAGATGGTGTTCGCAGCCTGTTATGGTGTGGCGGTAATTGGAACACTAGCAGCGGCTTATTTAGTGATCAGGCTGTGA
- a CDS encoding succinate dehydrogenase/fumarate reductase iron-sulfur subunit: MNIPTIEMQVARYSPERDTEPYLQRFEVPVKPEWVILDALNYIKDKLDGTLTFRWSCRMGICGSCGYMINNEPKLGCATFLSQYLPGPIKIEPLRNFPVVRDLVVEISEFLEKLKRVKPWLIHENGNGAGEYLQTPSQLEEFRQHSMCINCLLCYAACPISGLDPVFIGPAALALAQRYNKDSRDDGAEERMAILSHPEGIWGCTFVGECTKVCPKHVDPAGAIQQYKLAAAIEGMKQFLMPWGQRQEER, encoded by the coding sequence ATGAATATACCAACCATCGAAATGCAGGTCGCACGCTACTCTCCCGAGCGCGACACCGAACCCTATTTGCAACGCTTCGAGGTCCCGGTGAAGCCGGAATGGGTGATCCTCGATGCGCTGAACTACATCAAGGACAAGCTCGATGGAACGCTGACGTTCCGCTGGTCGTGCCGCATGGGCATCTGCGGAAGCTGCGGATACATGATCAACAACGAGCCTAAGCTCGGCTGTGCGACTTTCCTCTCGCAGTATCTTCCCGGGCCGATAAAGATTGAGCCGCTTCGGAATTTTCCTGTCGTTCGCGATCTGGTTGTTGAGATCTCAGAGTTTCTCGAAAAGCTGAAACGCGTGAAGCCTTGGCTGATTCACGAGAATGGCAATGGCGCGGGCGAATATCTGCAGACTCCCAGCCAACTGGAGGAATTTCGACAGCACAGTATGTGCATCAATTGTTTGCTGTGCTATGCCGCCTGTCCCATTTCAGGACTGGATCCGGTATTCATCGGCCCTGCGGCGTTGGCGTTGGCTCAACGCTACAACAAAGACTCTCGGGATGACGGAGCGGAAGAGCGCATGGCGATTCTCTCCCATCCTGAAGGCATTTGGGGATGCACGTTCGTCGGAGAGTGTACGAAGGTCTGTCCAAAGCACGTGGATCCGGCAGGGGCGATCCAGCAATACAAACTTGCAGCGGCAATCGAAGGCATGAAGCAGTTCCTGATGCCCTGGGGACAAAGACAGGAGGAGCGATGA
- the frdA gene encoding fumarate reductase (quinol) flavoprotein subunit — MDTSSHDVLLVGGGGAGLRAAIAVAETNPNLRVAVISKVYPMRSHTVAAEGGASGVIKADDSLDEHCYDTISGGDWLCDQDAVEAFVREAPQELLRLEHWGCPWSREPNGHIAVRAFGGMKKKRTWFAADKTGFHILHTLFQTTLKYNEIQRYDEWFVTKLLIDDGRVQGVVAIELMSGRIQAITAKSVIICTGGCGRVFPYTTNAAIKTGDGMALVFRAGAPLKDMEFVQYHPTGLPFTGILITEAARAEGGYLINKDGYRYLQDYNLGRPEPRPVLRSMELGPRDRLSQAFVKELQRGRTIPGPYGPVVHLDLRHLGERLINQKLPFVRELCLKYEGLDPVTDLIPVRPVIHYMMGGISTDIDGATPLPGLFAAGECACVSINGANRLGSNSLPEILVFGARAGRAAAEYAQTVSDAISPAIIAQANDERRHLEQDFLHKSGGTERVATIREAMQKAVEDGAGIYRTENSLRSAAQTLAELQERIANISLDDHSRTFNTELLSALELTCMLDVATCIVHSALHRTESRGAHQRTDYPKRDDRNFLAHSVITRTSSGNIRIDYKPVTITRWPPGERVYGQQQPQTIKQVASA, encoded by the coding sequence ATGGACACCTCTTCCCACGACGTCCTACTCGTTGGCGGCGGAGGCGCAGGTTTGCGCGCTGCCATCGCCGTAGCCGAAACCAATCCCAATCTTCGCGTTGCCGTCATCTCCAAGGTTTATCCCATGCGCAGCCATACCGTGGCTGCCGAGGGTGGCGCCTCCGGCGTGATCAAAGCAGACGATTCCCTCGACGAGCATTGCTATGACACGATCTCCGGTGGCGATTGGCTGTGCGATCAGGATGCCGTCGAGGCGTTCGTGCGCGAAGCTCCGCAGGAGCTTTTACGCCTTGAGCATTGGGGATGTCCCTGGAGCCGCGAGCCCAACGGGCATATTGCCGTGCGCGCATTCGGCGGAATGAAGAAGAAGCGCACCTGGTTCGCCGCCGACAAAACCGGCTTCCACATCCTGCACACGCTTTTTCAGACGACTCTGAAATACAACGAAATTCAGCGTTACGACGAGTGGTTCGTTACCAAACTGCTGATCGACGATGGACGCGTGCAGGGCGTCGTCGCTATCGAGCTGATGTCGGGCCGGATTCAGGCAATTACCGCGAAATCGGTAATCATCTGCACCGGAGGCTGCGGGCGCGTGTTTCCGTACACCACCAATGCCGCGATCAAGACTGGCGACGGAATGGCTCTTGTCTTCCGCGCCGGCGCTCCGCTGAAGGACATGGAATTCGTGCAATACCATCCAACCGGTCTTCCGTTTACGGGGATTCTTATCACCGAAGCCGCGCGCGCGGAAGGCGGATATCTCATCAACAAAGATGGATACCGCTATCTGCAAGACTACAACCTCGGGCGTCCCGAGCCACGGCCTGTGTTGCGGTCGATGGAACTCGGGCCGCGCGACCGGCTGTCGCAGGCATTTGTAAAAGAGCTCCAGCGCGGACGTACGATCCCGGGGCCGTACGGACCAGTTGTGCATCTGGACTTGCGGCACCTTGGAGAGCGGCTCATCAACCAGAAGTTGCCGTTCGTGCGCGAGCTTTGCCTCAAGTACGAGGGGTTGGATCCCGTAACCGATCTCATACCAGTACGGCCGGTTATTCACTACATGATGGGCGGAATTTCGACTGACATAGACGGCGCGACTCCGCTGCCCGGATTATTTGCCGCCGGGGAGTGCGCGTGCGTGAGCATCAATGGCGCGAATCGGCTGGGCTCTAATTCGTTGCCGGAGATTCTCGTCTTCGGAGCGCGCGCCGGAAGAGCGGCGGCGGAGTATGCGCAGACGGTTTCAGACGCGATAAGCCCCGCGATTATTGCGCAAGCCAACGACGAGCGTCGCCATCTGGAGCAAGATTTCCTGCACAAGAGCGGCGGCACGGAGCGGGTAGCGACGATTCGCGAAGCCATGCAGAAAGCGGTGGAGGACGGCGCGGGAATCTATCGCACCGAGAATTCATTGCGGTCCGCTGCGCAGACCCTGGCAGAGCTGCAGGAGCGTATCGCCAACATTTCGCTCGATGATCATTCGCGCACGTTCAACACGGAACTACTTTCGGCGCTGGAACTCACGTGCATGCTGGATGTGGCTACCTGCATCGTGCACAGCGCGCTGCATCGCACAGAATCACGCGGCGCGCATCAGCGGACCGACTATCCAAAGCGCGACGACCGCAACTTCCTCGCGCATTCCGTCATCACGCGCACGTCGAGCGGGAACATTCGGATCGACTATAAGCCGGTGACGATTACGCGCTGGCCTCCGGGCGAGCGCGTTTACGGACAGCAGCAGCCTCAGACCATCAAGCAGGTGGCAAGCGCATGA
- a CDS encoding pectinesterase family protein encodes MNIEDKHPGGGARLHVGFSLLVCALACTLLLSRASAAQDTRTVTEPHIPAICSTLKANLIATNANLREQDEEKLDTVRIQEALDSCTPGNAVELRADGERNAFLSGPLELRHGITLLVDAGVTLFASRDPRLYDVYPGVCGTVTKDNRRGCKPLIHVADTEAAVMGDGVIDSRGGAKLLHANVSWWDLAQEAKVQKAYQNCFRIIVGDRADNFILYRITLKNSPNFHVIVNRTNGFTAWGVKIDSPKTARNTDGIDPSSSTNVSILHSFIHAGDDNVAIKAGSNGPSTHLTIADNHFYTGHGMSIGSETNGGVSDVEVRDLTIDGADNGLRIKSNSTRGGTVRNISYSNVCIRNTKEPLVFDPFYSTERGTDVPAFEDIMLHGVHILTPGKMSFLGSDPQHLTRIRLDGVRADSYDPRLVRAANARITIGPEGSNIVPTGANVVVEGKPGNADAPDCSGRFVPFPQPATEKADTSNYERVTVAADGSGDYRSVQEAMNALPETGGTIHVLAGTYREVVDITKPNVRLIGDAKNPSAAVIVFDKSAGTAGGTFKSATVNVLGDNFYAEGVTFQNDFGKKNPEATQGTQAVALSVHGDRAVFRHVHILGAQDTLFAAAKSCASDTGPCVPARQYFEDCYIEGHVDFIFGDSKAVFQNCEIHAIAHKTVYLTAQSKRYSDQQSGYVFDRCKVTADPGVQELYLGRPWRPYSTVVFLNTDLDAQVMPVGWHEWHTGETHSVDTAFYAEYHSTGPGANPSARDPHSHQLTEAEAQKFSPENFLRGDDGWNPEK; translated from the coding sequence ATGAACATTGAAGACAAACACCCGGGCGGGGGCGCCCGGCTCCACGTTGGTTTCTCGCTTTTGGTCTGCGCTTTGGCTTGCACATTGCTTTTGTCGCGTGCGTCTGCGGCCCAAGACACTCGCACGGTTACCGAACCGCACATACCTGCGATTTGCTCCACGCTGAAAGCCAATCTCATCGCAACAAACGCCAACTTGCGCGAGCAAGATGAAGAGAAGCTCGATACCGTTCGCATTCAGGAGGCGCTCGATTCCTGCACTCCGGGTAACGCCGTCGAACTTCGCGCCGATGGCGAGCGCAATGCCTTTCTCTCTGGTCCGCTGGAACTCCGGCACGGAATCACGCTGCTGGTGGATGCCGGCGTCACGCTCTTCGCTTCGCGCGATCCACGCCTTTACGACGTTTACCCCGGCGTTTGCGGCACGGTGACTAAGGACAACAGGCGAGGCTGCAAGCCGCTGATTCATGTCGCAGATACCGAAGCGGCTGTCATGGGCGACGGCGTGATCGACAGTCGCGGAGGAGCCAAGCTTCTGCACGCGAACGTAAGCTGGTGGGACCTGGCGCAGGAGGCCAAAGTCCAGAAGGCCTACCAGAATTGTTTTCGCATAATCGTCGGGGACCGCGCCGACAACTTCATTCTCTACCGCATTACGCTGAAGAACTCGCCCAACTTCCACGTCATCGTGAATCGCACAAACGGGTTCACCGCCTGGGGCGTGAAGATCGACTCTCCCAAAACGGCACGCAATACCGACGGCATCGATCCGTCATCTTCGACCAACGTCAGCATTCTCCATTCGTTCATTCACGCCGGTGATGATAACGTTGCGATCAAAGCTGGATCGAATGGCCCATCGACGCACCTCACGATTGCGGATAATCATTTCTATACCGGCCACGGAATGTCGATTGGCAGCGAGACGAATGGCGGAGTCAGCGACGTAGAGGTTCGCGATCTGACTATCGACGGAGCCGATAATGGCCTTCGCATCAAGTCGAACTCGACGCGAGGCGGGACTGTTCGCAATATCTCGTACTCGAATGTCTGCATTCGCAATACGAAAGAGCCGCTGGTTTTCGATCCGTTCTACAGCACGGAGCGTGGAACGGATGTGCCGGCGTTCGAGGACATAATGTTGCATGGCGTGCACATACTCACGCCGGGCAAAATGAGCTTCCTGGGCAGCGATCCCCAGCACCTCACGCGTATTCGACTCGACGGCGTGCGCGCCGACTCTTACGATCCCAGGCTGGTGCGCGCTGCCAATGCACGGATCACGATCGGACCCGAGGGCTCAAACATCGTTCCCACCGGAGCCAACGTTGTCGTCGAGGGAAAGCCCGGCAATGCTGACGCTCCCGACTGCAGCGGACGTTTTGTCCCATTCCCACAGCCTGCAACTGAGAAAGCCGACACATCGAATTACGAAAGAGTGACGGTCGCCGCTGACGGATCGGGAGACTACAGATCCGTGCAGGAGGCGATGAACGCGCTTCCCGAAACGGGAGGAACGATCCACGTGTTGGCGGGAACATACCGGGAGGTCGTCGACATTACCAAGCCCAACGTGCGATTGATCGGGGACGCGAAGAATCCGTCAGCGGCAGTCATCGTCTTTGACAAGAGCGCAGGCACCGCCGGTGGAACCTTCAAGAGCGCCACGGTCAACGTGCTCGGCGATAACTTCTATGCCGAAGGAGTTACCTTCCAAAACGATTTCGGCAAGAAGAATCCAGAGGCGACGCAAGGGACGCAAGCGGTCGCGCTGTCAGTGCACGGCGATCGCGCGGTCTTCCGGCACGTGCACATTCTCGGCGCGCAGGACACGTTGTTTGCGGCGGCAAAGTCCTGTGCCTCCGATACCGGGCCATGTGTTCCTGCGCGCCAGTACTTCGAGGACTGCTACATCGAAGGCCACGTCGATTTCATCTTCGGCGACAGCAAGGCCGTCTTTCAGAACTGCGAGATTCACGCGATCGCGCACAAGACCGTTTACTTGACCGCCCAGAGCAAGCGGTATTCCGATCAGCAAAGCGGATACGTCTTCGATCGCTGCAAAGTCACGGCAGATCCCGGAGTGCAGGAACTGTATCTTGGAAGGCCGTGGAGACCGTATTCGACGGTGGTGTTTCTCAACACCGATCTCGACGCGCAAGTCATGCCCGTGGGTTGGCACGAATGGCATACCGGCGAGACGCATTCGGTCGATACGGCGTTCTATGCCGAGTATCATTCCACCGGCCCGGGCGCGAACCCCAGCGCGCGGGATCCGCACTCGCATCAACTCACCGAGGCCGAGGCGCAGAAGTTCAGCCCCGAAAATTTCTTGCGCGGCGATGACGGCTGGAATCCGGAAAAGTAG
- the uxaC gene encoding glucuronate isomerase produces the protein MGPFIHDDFLLENGTARRLYQRYAESQPIIDYHCHISAKDIAENRRFSDLFEIWLKGDHYKWRAMRANGVDERYCTGDAKPCEKFLAWAKTVPYTLRNPLYHWTHLELVRYFGIEELLNEETAPRIWREANEQLAGDDLSAQGILRKFKVEVVCSTDDPTDSLEYHQAIAEQGLATRVFPTFRPDAAFRIEDPAEFNGWLATLERAADTQITRLGDLLSALRVRHDTFHQMGCRASDHGLDTCPAEACTEQQAATIFDAVRSGKVPDPEQALQFASFMLLYTAHLDAEKRWIKQLHLGALRNANPQAFRTLGRDTGFDSMGDWPQASALARFMGRLSEENAMPKMILYNVNPTDNYAFATMAGNFQGGTPGKIQFGTGWWFLDQKEGIEWQLNALSNTGLLSRFVGMVTDSRSFMSYPRHEYFRRVLCNLLGGEMERGLLPNDEALVGKMVEAICYGNAAAHFPFPEGVTKENGAALAGSAQ, from the coding sequence ATGGGCCCATTCATCCACGACGACTTTCTTCTCGAAAATGGCACCGCGCGTCGTTTATACCAACGCTATGCCGAATCACAGCCGATCATCGATTATCACTGCCACATCTCGGCCAAAGACATTGCCGAGAACCGGCGCTTCAGCGATCTATTCGAAATCTGGCTCAAAGGCGATCACTACAAATGGCGCGCGATGCGCGCCAACGGCGTAGATGAGCGCTACTGCACAGGCGACGCGAAGCCCTGTGAGAAGTTCCTCGCCTGGGCGAAGACGGTTCCTTACACGCTGCGGAATCCGCTCTATCACTGGACTCATTTGGAACTCGTCCGCTACTTCGGAATTGAAGAGCTCTTGAATGAAGAAACTGCCCCGCGCATCTGGCGCGAAGCTAACGAGCAGCTTGCGGGCGACGATCTCAGCGCGCAAGGCATTCTGCGCAAATTCAAGGTTGAAGTCGTTTGCAGCACCGACGATCCCACAGATTCGCTCGAATACCACCAAGCGATAGCCGAGCAAGGACTAGCAACGCGGGTATTTCCAACGTTCCGTCCGGACGCTGCCTTTCGCATCGAAGATCCCGCGGAGTTTAACGGGTGGCTCGCAACACTGGAGCGCGCGGCTGATACCCAGATCACACGCCTGGGCGATCTGCTCAGTGCACTTCGCGTGCGCCACGATACTTTCCACCAGATGGGCTGCCGCGCCTCCGATCACGGACTCGACACCTGCCCGGCAGAAGCATGCACTGAGCAGCAGGCAGCGACAATTTTCGATGCTGTTCGCTCGGGCAAAGTTCCCGATCCGGAACAGGCGTTGCAGTTCGCCAGCTTCATGCTGCTCTACACAGCGCACCTCGATGCCGAAAAGAGATGGATCAAGCAACTCCATCTCGGAGCGCTGCGCAATGCCAATCCGCAAGCATTCCGAACTCTGGGACGCGACACCGGGTTCGACTCAATGGGCGACTGGCCGCAGGCTTCGGCGCTCGCGCGCTTCATGGGGCGGCTGAGCGAGGAAAATGCGATGCCCAAGATGATTCTGTACAACGTGAATCCCACCGACAACTATGCCTTTGCCACCATGGCCGGCAACTTCCAGGGCGGGACCCCGGGAAAGATCCAATTCGGCACAGGCTGGTGGTTTCTAGATCAGAAGGAAGGAATCGAGTGGCAGTTGAATGCTCTTTCGAATACGGGATTGCTCTCGCGCTTCGTCGGCATGGTGACAGACTCACGCTCTTTCATGTCTTATCCGCGTCACGAGTACTTCCGCCGCGTGCTCTGCAATTTGTTGGGCGGCGAGATGGAACGGGGCTTACTGCCCAATGACGAAGCACTTGTCGGAAAGATGGTAGAGGCAATCTGCTACGGCAATGCTGCGGCGCACTTCCCATTTCCGGAAGGAGTTACAAAAGAGAATGGAGCGGCCCTGGCAGGAAGCGCACAGTAG
- a CDS encoding glycoside hydrolase family 28 protein — protein sequence MTTRRTFLKMGISAGALAASGRIWAHAGSGSDSASSAAVWDEVPRILARIKAPKFPSRELEITRYGAKADNQTDNTEAVRAAIAACSKAGGGRVVIPRGEFITGAIELKSNVNLYVSEGATLRFTRDPLKYPLVFTRWEGTECMNYSPFIYAFEQENLAITGKGTIDGNADHEHWWKWRSTRAPGSGKDQPSDREKLVQMATQGVPPKQRVFGPGHYLRPQFIQPYRSKNILIEGVHLVNSPMWQVTPCLCTNVTVRNLNIDASGPNTDGCDPESCSDVLIENCFFNTGDDCIAIKSGRNDDGRRVNVPSQNIVIQGCHMKNGHGGVTIGSEISGGVHNIYARNCQMDSPILYMALRIKNNAARGGLIEKIYMRDMTVGQVAQAPIGIDYYYEEGEKGGYTPVVRDVAVENLKSEKSKYGVYLRGFKNDPIKDISLANCEFDGVADGNVVENVDNISLRNVRINGQEVQRLTS from the coding sequence ATGACGACTCGCCGCACATTTCTCAAAATGGGAATCAGCGCAGGCGCACTCGCCGCGAGCGGACGCATCTGGGCGCACGCTGGATCTGGCTCAGATTCAGCGAGTTCAGCTGCCGTTTGGGACGAGGTCCCGCGAATTCTCGCGCGCATCAAGGCTCCCAAGTTCCCATCGCGGGAACTTGAGATCACTAGGTACGGCGCCAAAGCGGACAATCAGACCGACAATACCGAAGCAGTTCGGGCCGCCATTGCCGCATGCTCTAAAGCCGGCGGAGGCCGAGTGGTGATTCCGCGCGGTGAGTTCATCACCGGAGCGATCGAACTCAAGAGCAACGTGAATCTTTACGTCAGTGAGGGCGCCACGCTGCGCTTCACTCGCGATCCTTTGAAGTATCCGCTGGTCTTCACGCGATGGGAAGGCACAGAGTGCATGAACTACTCGCCTTTCATCTATGCCTTCGAGCAGGAGAACCTGGCGATTACGGGCAAGGGAACGATCGACGGCAACGCCGATCATGAGCATTGGTGGAAATGGCGCTCAACTCGAGCTCCCGGTTCGGGAAAAGATCAGCCCTCGGATCGCGAGAAGCTTGTGCAAATGGCTACGCAGGGAGTTCCGCCGAAGCAGCGCGTCTTTGGTCCCGGACATTATCTCCGTCCGCAATTCATTCAGCCGTATCGCTCCAAGAACATTCTGATCGAAGGCGTGCATCTAGTGAACTCGCCGATGTGGCAGGTGACGCCGTGTTTGTGCACCAACGTCACAGTTCGCAATCTCAACATCGACGCTTCTGGCCCAAACACCGACGGATGCGATCCCGAGTCGTGCTCCGACGTATTGATCGAGAACTGCTTTTTCAATACCGGCGACGACTGCATTGCGATCAAATCCGGACGCAACGACGATGGCCGCCGCGTGAACGTTCCTTCTCAGAACATCGTCATCCAGGGCTGCCACATGAAGAACGGTCACGGCGGCGTGACCATTGGCAGCGAGATCTCCGGAGGCGTGCACAACATCTATGCGCGGAATTGCCAGATGGATAGCCCAATTCTCTACATGGCGCTGCGCATCAAGAACAACGCCGCGCGGGGCGGTCTGATCGAGAAGATCTACATGCGTGATATGACGGTGGGTCAGGTAGCGCAGGCGCCGATCGGAATCGACTACTACTACGAAGAAGGCGAAAAGGGCGGCTACACGCCGGTCGTGCGTGATGTCGCAGTGGAGAATTTGAAGAGCGAGAAATCGAAGTACGGAGTCTATCTACGCGGATTCAAGAACGATCCGATCAAAGATATCTCTCTTGCGAATTGCGAGTTCGACGGCGTCGCGGACGGAAACGTAGTGGAAAACGTGGACAATATTTCACTTCGCAACGTTCGCATCAATGGACAAGAAGTGCAGCGACTCACGAGCTAA